TTGGGGCTGCTGGTTCCTTGGTGGAATTCTGGccagttttctcctttctggaagatcttggtctgtcctgcttctctgctgtgattgATTATAACTTAAAAACCTTcatttttcagtagaagagtgtgttttgctgaCTTTCTGTTTGCTTCCCTTCCTAGGCCGCTTTGGTGTGGACaatatgccaccatcttacctggactAAGATGTTCTGATTCCTGGACTCACCCTTGTAGCTGAGACAGCAGATCTCCAAACTTTCTCAGTCTCTTTACACCCGAATAAAGCTCCCTTGTGTATAAGTACTacattttctttgtccatttAACTATTGGTGGACGcgtaggctggctccatttcctagcaaCTGTGAACAGTGCAGCAGTCAATATGGATGTGTAAGTATTGCTATGTTATGTTTATctagggaactttttttttttaattttttaatttatttgagagtgacagagagagaagagagagagagagaagggcgctcaagggcctccagccactgcaaatgaactccagacgcatgcgcccccttgtgcaaatggctaacgtgggtcctggggaattgagcctcgaaccggggtccttaggtgagtgcttaaccgctaagccatctctccagcccggaacttTGGGTTTAAACCCAGGAGTCATCTGTTAATTACCACTGCCCTGAGAGGGCCAATTTTGTTCCTACAGAATGATCTACTCTAGAGTGAGCTTCTCTGTCACAGACAATTTTTCTTGTCTTGGTGGTAGTCTATGCTACCAGCAGATCTTGCTGTTTCTGGAATCCAACCTGACTGCAGGTTTAATATAATAACTTTTTATACCTTCAGCCTATGCAGAAGCAAGAAGGAGTTTGCCCCAAAGTAAAGGAGGCAAGcacaaaatgaaggcagaggTCCCTAGGTCTCAAATTTGTGGGTCCAAATTAACAGCCAATGCTTTTGAGCAAAAGcagcttctatttatttatttatttatttgagaatgacagagagagaaagagaaagagacggagagagagagattgagaacgggcatgccagggcttccagcctctgcaaacaaactccagatgcatgcgcccccttgtgcatctggctaacgtgggtcctagggaaaccgagcctcgaaccgaggtccttaggcttcacaggcaagtgcttaactgctaagccatctctccagtcccccaaaaccGCTTCTAAATGTCTGTTGTAATCAGTGTGCTGCCCCACCATCCCTGCAGCAGAGTTAATGTAGTGGCAGACTGACCCAGGGGGCTGGTACCAGGGATACTGCCAGCTCCTAGGAATGAAGATGGTATGGCCCTTTAAAGTGGATTGGCATGACTCTAACGACTTAGATTAAGATCAGACAACAGGAGATACCCCAGGAGTCAGTGTGCAGAACCCTCCATGTGATACAAGAATCTGATACTATGGATCCTTCTGTCCCAGACACCTAAGGGGACACAGCTGTATGCGGTCACACTGCTAAACTTTGCAACTCCCTGGAATGTCACCTTGGAGTGCTGGCCTCTCTCAATGGGTGGCATCCGTGGCTCAATATAATGCTGCAGAGAAAGGGTGTTGACCTTCATTGCTGGGTCACTGGGTTAGCAGCAGCCAGAGCCATCCTGAGTTCACGGTGCCTCTTGGAGCAGGTACAGCCTGGCACCGAGCTCATAGGCATTAGAGAGCAGAGACAGCGGAGAGAGGCCCAACAACCTTCCCTGCCTCTTTGTACAATGACAATCGCTGGGAAGATAAGAGGGAGCAGCTAAGCATGTCTACAGGTCTTAGACTCCGTGTGAGATGAGAGTGTTAGCCTGGCCTGGGCGCTTACTGCCACTGTAGTTTGGATGAGGAAGAAATGTCTGGTTTTTTTCCTCAAGATGGGGATGTGTCATGTATAGGCACTTTGGAGTAATTTTATCCATCTACCTTGTTGCATCAGACATCCGAATCACTCTCTTGGCttttatgttcttttctttttagatattttgaggtagggtctcattctagtccaggctgacctgaaatacactatgtagtctcaaggtggccttgaactcacagccatcctaatatctctgcctcctgagtgctggaattaaaggcgtgcaccaccatgcccagcaagtttatgctcttttttttttccttagtttttcAAGGTGTGCAGGTGCTCAAGGGACAGtgcatgtgcaggtcagaggacaatactgagtgtcagtcttcaccttccatCCTGCTTTGAGTCAGGATCTATTGCTTTCCACTAagaatgccaggctagctggcccacaagcttctttctcctttctccacttcccatcttgtGGTAGGAGTCCTGGGCTTATGGACTCTCCCCAGTGCATCTGGTTCTTATCTGGTTCTTCATGGGatctggggctctgaactcagggtCTCGTGCACCCctccacatcatacacacatgaagacacacacacatttaattctttgtttatttttatttatttgttggagagtgacagacagagagagaaagaggaaagagagagagagagggagagagagaatgggcacgccagggcctccagtcactgcaaatgaactccagactcatgcacccccttgtgcatctggctaacgtgggtcctggggaattgagcctcaaaccggggtccttaggcttcacaggtaagcgcttaactgctaagccatctctccagaccaagatatatatatgattataaaaaaaatccatgattataaaaaaaatcccatgttaattccctccttcccctcacactttctcctttgaaattccattctccatcatattacctccccattacaatcattgtacttacatatatacaatatcaacctattaagtacccttctcccttcctttctcttccctttaaactcctttttaacttactggcctctgctacgaagtattttcattctcatgcagaagcccagtcatctgtagctaggatccacatatgagagagaacatatggcgcttggctttctgggcctgggttacctcacttagtataatcctttccaggtccatcaatttttctgcaaatttcataacttcatttttctttaccactgagtagaactccattgtataaatgtgccacatcttcaagatatatattttgggctggagagatggcttagcggttaagcgcttgcctgtgaagcctaaggaccccagtttgaggctcggttccccaggtcccacgttagccagatgcacaagggggcgcacgcgtctggagttcgtttgcagaggctggaagccctggcgtgctcattctctctctcttcctctatctgtctttctctctgtgtatgtcgctctcaaataaataaataaataaataaataattaaaaaaagatatatattttaaacttttatttatttatttatttgcaagcagagagatagatagagggaagatagacagagagagaatgggcacgccagggcctccagccactgcaaacaaacaaactccagacacaagtgtcctggggaattgaatctggatgctttggctgtgcaggcaaatgccttacccgttaagctatctctccagcccaaagacaaaTGATACCCtaatacccatggaaagccaaatgtacaaagtggtgtatgcatctggctgtcaggctttgcaaggcatCACCTTTAATCATGGGGTCATCTTTCCAGCCGtgtagtttggtttttcaaactGCCTCTAGAATGGTTCATGAGCTCTGCCCACAGCATTATATGGCTCCTGTAGTCAAAAGTTCCCtatcttgtttttttcttgtttggttttttgaggtagggtctcactccagcccaggctgacctggaatttactatgtagtctcagggtggccttgaactcatggtgatccttccacctctgtctcccaagtgctgggactatcaCGCCCAGCCAAAGTTCCATATATTCCTCCTGCAAGCCAGTTCCAAAAGATGAAACACCGCATGGTCAAGCTTATCACAGGAACAACCCCATTACTGGTGCCTGATTTTCTGTAGCAATTATCTTCTCACTGCTGGACAAAATAcgcaaccagaagcagcttccagGAGAGGCTTTACTTccggcttacagttttgagaggaagtgtcatcctggcaggagcagaggtaagcAGCTCTTCCTTAGGGGCTTTGTTtcgttgtttgttttgagacaggctctccccACATAGTATAGACTGGTCTGAAACTCTCTATTTTCAAGACCTGGTTCTAGAACACTGAGGTTACAAGTCTGAGCCAGCACACCCAACAAGATTTTCTCAATCATTACCCACCTGCCATGGCTGGCCAGTCTGGAACAAGCCTGTCATTAAAGTAAgaatattgggttggagagatggcttagtggttaaggcacttgcctgtgaagccaaagcacccaggttcagttctccagttcccatgtaagccagaggcacaaggtggcacatgtgtctggagttcctttgcagtggctgaaggccctggcgtgctcattctctatcagctgtttctccctctctctttctctctcaaataaacaaaaatagagtaaaaaaacaaaatgagagtaTTTTCATGTCATCTTCCATCACAATACATATTGATCCAAAagccataaaaaagaaagaaagagctgagcgtggtggcgcatgcctttaatcccagcacgtgggaaggcagaggtaggaggatcgcagtgacttcaaggccagcctgagaagacatagtgagtttcaggtcagcctgagctagaatgagaccgtacctcaaaaaacccacccccccaaaaaaagaaagaaattttgcaGTCACATTGTTAAATGTTAGGGATGTACATGTGGTTGACTTATCTGATGTAATAAAACAAAGACCCATTATGAAGTTTGGAGATAGGGAAAAGGTAGATTTGAGATAGCTATAGGAAGTTTTCAAGATTTGTGACAAAAGCACACAAAGCATTgtttcagcaggaaatagtttgTTCACACCTGTTCAGGTCCCGTGCAGAAGTCAGATTCGACTGTTCACACTACCTGTGTCCAGAAGATGGCACCAAACGACTGGTTGTGCCAGGGTGGCATTGGCTTGTCTCAGGAAAATGTGTAATGTGTTACAGAGGTTGCCTTCTTAAGGAATGCTCTATTTGCTCCACTTTCATGGgacacaggttaaaaaaaaaagcaatgaactAAAGCAGTACCCAAACACACCAGGTACAGGGAAGTCATGTgtgttgcacatgtatgtgtgattGTATGTTTATGAGTGTATGTGTTAATGTGTGAGTATAggttttgtgtgtgagtgtatgcatgtgtatacacctGTGTGAGGGCATGCCTGTGAGAAtacatgtatgtgagtgcatgtgagagtatgtgcatgtgtgagcgtTTGTATGTATGAGTGTATATGTAATGTATGTGTGAGCGTACTTTTATATAAGAATGAGTGTATGAGTACGTGTGCACTGTATGTACAAGTGTATGCGTGCCTAAGTGTATGtgtagtgtatgtatgtgtgagcgTATGAGTTAATGTATGTAtgggtatatgtgtatgtttgtgtatgtctgtatgtgtgtatacgaACCTGtgaacatgtatatatgtatatgcatttataagcattatgtgagtgtatgtatgtgcatgtgattGTGTGTGCTTGACTATTGCATGTGTGTTAATatgagtgtatatgtgtgcatgtgtgagtgtatgtatgtatgtgtacacaagtaaggatatgtgtatgtgagtgtatgtgtatgcatgagtgagtgtatgtgtttatttatgtgtgtgtgtatatttataggTCTAAGAAAAATCAAATAGTAAGAAATGGAAGTGATgggaaatcatttttatttttatttatttatttatttatttatttttaatttttattaacattttccatgattataaaatatatcccatggtaattccctccctccccacccccacactttcccatttgaaattccattctccatcatattacctccccattacaatcattgtaattacatatatacaataacaacctattaagtatcctcctcccttcctttctccaccctttatgtctccttttcaacttactggcctctgctactaggtattttcattctcacacagaagcccagtcatctgtagctaggatccacatatgagagagaacatgtggcgcttggctttctgggcctgggttacctgacttagtataatactttccaggtccatccatttttctgcaaatttcataacttcatttttctttaccgctgagtagaactccattgtataaatgaaccacatcttcattatccactcatctgttgagggacatctaggctggttccagggaaatcattttctttttttttttaaatatattttttttaaatttttatttatttatttatttatttgagagcgacagacacagagagaaagacagatagagggagagagagagaatgggcgcgccagggcttccagcctctgcaaacgaactccagacgcgtgcgcccccttgtgcatttggctaacgtgggacctggggaaccgagcctcgaaccggggtccttaggcttcacaggcaagcactcaaccgctaagccatctctccagcccaagggaaatcatttttaaagagcaaaaggaaatactGTGGAAATACCTAAGAAGAGAATTTAGAAAGTTGGAGATGTGTGTGCGGAAGGACGTGCCAAGCCCCTTGATAGAAAGGCATTAATTATGAGAACTCTATAAGAAAAGACTGGGCTTGCGCCGTCTGCAGGTGCTTCCGGGCCACCAGTTTCCCTGCCTCCCACCCTGGCGCCCCCAGCCCTGGCTCGCCGGCACTGCCCCGGGCGTCCACGCCCTGCGGGCTCAGCGGATTCAGCGGGCTTATCTGCGCAGCGCCTCCTCCATGCTGACCAAGCCTCTGCAGGGGCTCCCTGCGCCCCTCGTGACCCCCACGCAACCGCCAGGAGGCAAGGATCGGGCAGCCTTCGAGGCCGGACACCGACTTGGCCCCCTCTTGGGTAAGGTGGGCCTTGGCACCATCTTCGTGGGACACCGCGTCACAGATAGATGCCAGGTGGCCATCAAAGTAATCTCCCGAAATCGTGTGCTGGGCTGGTCCACCTTCTCAGACTCAGTCACGTGCCCACTTGAAGTGGCACTGCTGTGGAAAGTGGGTGAAGGCAATGGGCATCCTGGTGTGATCCGTGGGCTTGACTGGTTTGAAACCCCAGAAGGCTTCATGCTGGTCCTTGAGCGACCCATGCCGGCCCAGGATCTTTTCGACTACATCCCTGAGAAGGGCGCACTGGGTGAAAGCCGCAGCTTCTTCACCCAGGCGGTGGCAGCTGTCCAGCGCTGCCAGGCGCGTGGAGTTGCCCATCGCGATATCAAGGATGAGAACATCCTGATAGGCCTGTGCCGGGGCTGCATAAAACTCACCGATTTTGGTTCTGGTGCCCTGCTTCATGATGAACCTTACACGGACTTTGATGGGACAAGAGTGTACAGCCCTCCAGAGTGGATCTCTCGACACCAGTACCATGCCCTTCCAGCCACTGTCTGGTcactgggtgtcctcctctgtgaCATGGTGTGTGGGGACATTCCATTTGAGAGCGACCAGGAGATTCTGGAGGCTGAGCTCCACTTCCCTGCCCATGTCTCATCAGATTGCTGTGCCCTAATCCGCCGGTGCCTGACTCCTAAACCTTGTTCCCCACCCACACTGGAGGAGATTCTGCTGGACCCCTGCGTGCAAACACCAGCAGACAAAGCACCCATCAGCCCCTCCAAAGGAAGGCCCACCCCTTTACCCCATCCCTGCTTCCCTAGGCCCAGCCAGGATCTCACTACTTGGAATCCCATGGTTACGCCACAAGGGGTATCTGTTGACCTGGTTATACAGGCTGTTTAAAATcccagtattgggctggagagatggcttagcggtttagcgcttgcctgtgaaacctaaggaccccagttcgaggcttgattccccaggacccacgttagcaggatgcacaagggggcgcacgcgtctggagttcgtttgcagtggctggaggctctggcgcgcccattctccgcCGCCCCTccgttgctctcaattaaataaataaaaaaataattaaaataaaacccagTATTGCTAAGATCAGGGACTAGGGATCAGGGCTCAAAAGATCAGCCAGGTCTGCCCAGTTCTCATCCCAGTTCTGTGAAGGATCCTCCCAGAACCTGTGGTCCATTATTTGGGAAAGAGGAATTCCTTCCTTCTGTTAAAGATGTGTATTTGGTtggagttccttcccttctgaGCCCTAATACTCTTATTCTGACATTGTAGTCCCTACACTGGCACCTCTTAATACTACCACCACAAACCTAGACACTTAGTTCAAATGCTCGCACTTGGGCAAGGGTGCTTTCCTTAAAATACCCCAGCAGCTCTTACTCTAGCTAAAGGGCCCTTAACCCTAGCACGGGGTCCCATAATCAGTCAAGCTGCTTTTCTGCCTCAGCCCAGAATTGCTTGTTCTGGGGGAGGTAATGCCCCATTGGTAccccagggctttgtgtgtgtgtgttttattttttcttctggtgATTTTTTGGTGAGGGGACCCTGTTGTTATCCCAAGGGCTCTTATTCTGGCGAGAAGATCCTTACTTCCATAAACTGGGGAAGGAATGGGAGATGGACGCCACCAGAGACTTGGTTgattgggggaggggatgggctGAGGGAAAGAAGTCTTGCTGTTTGTTCTCCTGGGGTCCTCCCTCTCCCAACTTTACTGCCTCCTCCTGCGCCAGGTTTGTCCACTTGCTAAAATGTAAGTAGTTATGTACTGGAGGTAGGGGAGAGCTACAAGTGTGCCCTCCTGTCCCTTCTCCTCCTGCCTGGATTATTTAAAAAGCCATGTGTGGAAACCTATTTAATAAATAATCAAGTCAGAAGTcagtggccaaaaaaaaaaaagataagactcaatgcgggctggagggatggcttagtggttaaggcatttgctagcaaagccaaaggacccaggttcgattccccaggacccacattagtcagatgcacaagggggcacacgaatctggaatttgtttgcagtggtaaacccatcctctctttctccctccttctctgtcaaataaataaataataataaatattaaaaaaataaaagactcaatgccattttaaatttatttttatttatttgagagagagagagagagagagagagagagagagagagagagagagaatgggagcaccagagcctccagccactgcaaacaaactccagatgcatgctccaccttgttcatctggcttaggtgagtcctggggaat
This sequence is a window from Jaculus jaculus isolate mJacJac1 chromosome 15, mJacJac1.mat.Y.cur, whole genome shotgun sequence. Protein-coding genes within it:
- the LOC101612776 gene encoding serine/threonine-protein kinase pim-2-like, whose translation is MLTKPLQGLPAPLVTPTQPPGGKDRAAFEAGHRLGPLLGKVGLGTIFVGHRVTDRCQVAIKVISRNRVLGWSTFSDSVTCPLEVALLWKVGEGNGHPGVIRGLDWFETPEGFMLVLERPMPAQDLFDYIPEKGALGESRSFFTQAVAAVQRCQARGVAHRDIKDENILIGLCRGCIKLTDFGSGALLHDEPYTDFDGTRVYSPPEWISRHQYHALPATVWSLGVLLCDMVCGDIPFESDQEILEAELHFPAHVSSDCCALIRRCLTPKPCSPPTLEEILLDPCVQTPADKAPISPSKGRPTPLPHPCFPRPSQDLTTWNPMVTPQGVSVDLVIQAV